One part of the Muntiacus reevesi chromosome 20, mMunRee1.1, whole genome shotgun sequence genome encodes these proteins:
- the LOC136151468 gene encoding histone H2B type 1-C/E/F/G/I, translated as MPEPAKSAPAPKKGSKKAVTKAQKKDGKKRKRSRKESYSVYVYKVLKQVHPDTGISSKAMGIMNSFVNDIFERIAGEASRLAHYNKRSTITSREIQTAVRLLLPGELAKHAVSEGTKAVTKYTSSK; from the coding sequence ATGCCTGAGCCAGCCAAGTCAGCTCCTGCCCCGAAGAAGGGCTCCAAGAAGGCGGTGACCAAGGCGCAGAAAAAAGACGGCAAGAAGCGCAAGCGCAGCCGCAAGGAGAGCTACTCCGTGTACGTGTACAAGGTGCTGAAGCAGGTCCACCCGGACACCGGCATCTCGTCCAAGGCCATGGGCATCATGAACTCCTTCGTCAACGACATCTTCGAGCGCATCGCGGGCGAGGCGTCGCGCCTGGCGCATTACAACAAGCGCTCGACCATCACATCCAGGGAGATCCAGACGGCCGTGCGCCTGCTGCTGCCCGGGGAGCTGGCCAAACACGCGGTGTCCGAGGGCACCAAGGCCGTCACCAAGTACACCAGCTCCAAGTAA
- the LOC136151564 gene encoding histone H4-like, with protein MRGGAGRLNECARESDFSSHFGPESAHIKELPLLCRCCFESSLSSFTMSGRGKGGKGLGKGGAKRHRKVLRDNIQGITKPAIRRLARRGGVKRISGLIYEETRGVLKVFLENVIRDAVTYTEHAKRKTVTAMDVVYALKRQGRTLYGFGG; from the coding sequence atgaggggaggggctggcaggctAAATGAATGTGCCCGCGAAAGCGATTTCAGTTCTCACTTCGGTCCGGAATCCGCTCATATAAAGGAATTGCCTCTGCTTTGTCGGTGCTGTTTTGAAAGTTCTCTTAGCAGCTTTACCATGTCTGGACGCGGCAAAGGAGGGAAGGGCCTTGGAAAAGGCGGCGCTAAGCGTCACCGCAAGGTTCTTCGCGATAACATCCAGGGCATCACCAAGCCTGCCATCCGTCGTCTAGCGCGGCGTGGAGGAGTTAAGCGCATTTCTGGCCTCATCTACGAGGAGACCCGCGGAGTGTTGAAGGTGTTCCTGGAAAACGTGATCCGCGATGCGGTCACTTACACCGAGCATGCCAAGCGCAAAACTGTCACCGCTATGGATGTGGTCTACGCGTTGAAACGCCAGGGCCGCACCCTCTACGGCTTTGGAGGTTAA
- the LOC136151480 gene encoding histone H2A type 1 encodes MSGRGKQGGKARAKAKTRSSRAGLQFPVGRVHRLLRKGNYAERVGAGAPVYLAAVLEYLTAEILELAGNAARDNKKTRIIPRHLQLAIRNDEELNKLLGKVTIAQGGVLPNIQAVLLPKKTESHHKAKGK; translated from the coding sequence ATGTCTGGTCGTGGAAAACAAGGCGGCAAAGCACGCGCTAAGGCGAAAACCCGCTCTTCGCGGGCCGGGCTCCAGTTCCCCGTGGGCCGAGTGCACCGGCTGCTCCGCAAAGGCAACTACGCTGAGCGGGTCGGGGCCGGGGCCCCGGTGTACTTGGCGGCGGTGCTGGAGTACTTGACGGCCGAGATCCTGGAGCTGGCCGGCAACGCGGCCCGGGACAACAAGAAGACCCGTATCATCCCGCGCCACCTGCAGCTGGCCATCCGCAACGACGAGGAGCTCAACAAGCTGCTGGGCAAAGTCACCATCGCTCAGGGCGGTGTCCTGCCCAATATCCAGGCGGTGCTGCTGCCCAAGAAGACCGAGAGCCACCACAAGGCCAAGGGCAAGTGA
- the LOC136151587 gene encoding histone H3.1, which yields MARTKQTARKSTGGKAPRKQLATKAARKSAPATGGVKKPHRYRPGTVALREIRRYQKSTELLIRKLPFQRLVREIAQDFKTDLRFQSSAVMALQEACEAYLVGLFEDTNLCAIHAKRVTIMPKDIQLARRIRGERA from the coding sequence ATGGCTCGTACTAAGCAGACGGCTCGCAAGTCCACCGGTGGCAAGGCCCCGCGCAAGCAGCTGGCCACCAAGGCGGCCCGCAAGAGCGCGCCGGCCACCGGCGGCGTGAAGAAGCCCCACCGCTACCGGCCCGGCACGGTGGCTCTGCGCGAGATCCGCCGCTACCAGAAGTCCACCGAGCTGCTGATCCGCAAGCTGCCGTTCCAGCGGCTGGTGCGCGAGATCGCGCAGGACTTCAAGACCGACCTGCGCTTCCAGAGCTCGGCCGTGATGGCGCTGCAGGAGGCGTGCGAGGCCTACCTAGTGGGGCTCTTCGAGGACACCAACCTGTGCGCCATCCACGCCAAGCGCGTCACCATCATGCCCAAGGACATCCAGCTCGCCCGCCGCATCCGCGGGGAGAGGGCATAA